From one Rhodamnia argentea isolate NSW1041297 chromosome 1, ASM2092103v1, whole genome shotgun sequence genomic stretch:
- the LOC115726647 gene encoding TNF receptor-associated factor homolog 1a-like isoform X1, whose translation MAGVATEESGVGRFEEGILSAQSSQSGEALAEWRSSEQVEKGAPSTSPPYWDPDDHDDDEDGGPKPSELYGKHTWTIDKFSQINKRELRSDVFDAGGYKWYILIYPQGCDVCNHLSLFLCVHNHDKLLPGWSHFAQFTIAVVNKDPKKSKYSDTLHRFWKKEHDWGWKKFMELSKVFDGFIDADTLIIKAQVQVIREKADRPFRCLDSQYRRELVRVYLTNVEQICRRFVEERRGKLGKLIEDKARWSGFCAFWLGIDQNARCRMSKEKMDVILKVVVKHFFIEKEVTSTLVMDSLYSGLKALEGQSKCKKGRTKVLDPDEMPAPIVSVDKDMFVLVDDVLLLLERAALEPLPPKDEKGPQNRTKDGNSGEDFNKDSIERDERRLTELGRRTVEIFVLAHIFSNKIEAAYQEAVALKRQEELIREEEEAWVAGSEQKSRRGANLKEKKSKKKQAKQKRLNRKAKDKERDERHSATAQDKHEEENTVDEKEVFISEDVIPVLGKPDVLEDVSDTSDLVDGVGEVIQPDSDERDASPVNWDTDASEVHPPTEASSSGVSGLSPVQNGIVEKRSPSMMDDSSSTCSTDSVPSVGVSGPNKRNSFSSNHKHQRSPSRGKSQKGKETRDLSSWTNKTENESAEPAVDMGESCNIPSIKVADTEVEADALSFRYQLRQSEPDVVKKGEAVSLQRGSSIKQVDEEKTSKEKSIAAESSSSSPRNTSPPRNTISNAQSEPAQKIIPFGDPSSMRKTSLNGKQENDKIPLPTISSQTATLSKFETQRDVIPKTTEKPILPVPGMSRPSSAPLGPGTRPNAPAASLVQTAPLLARSVSAVGRLAPESTSVSPSQVPLSYRNAIIGNSSASTSAVFTNQCSPSSVGKVSAYMPSTTLASSFLNPSTDSLDYGAPKLGFPFRPMNRDVLSNGPQWLENLDGQSIRSDHPLQSDVQNMECYRSSQSRSRDHFTDFQACTSGRQTQGLLADEFPHLDIINDLLDDEQAVGKVTRSDAGFQSLHSRSLPLHRQFSFPHDLGISGDVESTASSCSSFERSRSYRENGIQPAFGSFPGSFDSTTGFIPQVSSLTHANGQMDGLIQNQWHVARSDLSMLGMKNPEHDGYPYYAPDYSDLACGVNGYKAFRPPNGHWNGKE comes from the exons ATGGCAGGCGTTGCGACGGAGGAGTCTGGAGTGGGAAGGTTTGAGGAGGGGATTTTGAGTGCTCAAAGCTCTCAATCTGGGGAAGCATTGGCGGAATGGCGATCTTCAGAGCAGGTGGAAAAGGGAGCCCCATCGACTTCGCCTCCATACTGGGATCCTGACGACCACGATGATGACGAGGATGGTG GGCCAAAACCTTCCGAGTTATATGGAAAACATACATGGACGATAGAcaaattttcacagattaatAAAAGGGAACTTCGTAGTGATGTATTTGACGCTGGCGGCTATAAATG GTATATTTTAATATATCCCCAAGGTTGTGATGTCTGCAACCATCTCTCTTTGTTTCTCTGTGTTCACAATCATGACAAACTTCTTCCAG GATGGAGTCATTTTGCACAATTTACAATTGCTGTGGTGAATAAAGATCCAAAGAAATCGAAATATTCAG ATACATTACATCGATTTTGGAAGAAGGAGCATGATTGGGGATGGAAAAAGTTTATGGAATTGTCGAAAGTGTTTGATGGGTTTATTGATGCTGACACCCTTATCATAAAGGCTCAAGTCCAAGTCATAAg GGAGAAAGCAGATCGACCATTCCGTTGCCTGGATTCTCAATACAGGAGAGAACTTGTTCGTGTGTACTTGACTAATGTAGAGCAAATCTGCCGACGTTTTGTGGAAGAGAGGAGGGGCAAGCTTGGGAAGCTGATCGAGGACAAGGCTAGATGGTCAGG CTTCTGTGCTTTCTGGTTGGGAATTGACCAAAATGCTAGATGCCGTAtgtcaaaagagaaaatggatgTGATTCTCAAAGTTGTGGTGAAACACTTTTTCATAGAAAAAGAAGTTACCTCGACTTTGGTTATGGATTCCTTGTATAGTGGTTTGAAGGCTCTCGAAGGTCAAAGCAAATGTAAGAAAGGGAGGACAAAAGTATTGGATCCTGATGAAATGCCGGCTCCCATTGTTTCGGTGGATAAGGATATGTTTGTTTTGGTGGATGACGTATTATTACTGCTTGAAAGGGCCGCCTTGGAACCTCTGCCTCCAAAAGATGAGAAGGGTCCTCAAAATCGAACAAAG GATGGCAATTCTGGTGAGGACTTCAATAAGGATTCCATTGAGCGTGATGAAAGGCGGTTGACAGAATTGGGTCGAAGAACAGTGGAGATTTTTGTCCTTGCACATATTTTCAG TAACAAAATTGAAGCTGCCTATCAAGAGGCTGTTGCTCTGAAGCGGCAAGAAGAGCTCattcgagaagaagaagaagcatggGTGGCTGGAAGTGAGCAGAAGTCGAGACGTGGGGCTAATCTTAAGGAAAAGAAGTCAAAGAAAAAGCAG GCTAAGCAGAAGCGCCTTAATCGCAAAGCAAAAGATAAGGAGAGAGACGAAAGACACAGTGCCACAGCCCAGGACAAGCATGAAGAAGAAAACACTGTTGATGAGAAAGAAGTCTTCATCTCGGAGGATGTAATCCCTGTGCTTGGAAAGCCTGATGTACTGGAAGATGTTTCAGACACATCAGATTTGGTTGACGGTGTCGGTGAAGTTATCCAACCTGATTCAGATGAGAGAGATGCAAGTCCTGTTAATTGGGATACCGATGCTTCTGAAGTTCATCCTCCTACAGAAGCCAGTAGCAGTGGGGTTAGTGGACTATCTCCTGTTCAGAATGGAATAGTGGAGAAAAGAAGCCCATCTATGATGGATGATAGCTCCTCAACTTGTTCTACTGATTCAGTCCCCTCAGTTGGAGTTAGTGGACCAAACAAGAGGAACTCATTTTCATCGAACCATAAACACCAAAGATCACCTAGCAG GGGAAAGAGTCAGAAAGGTAAGGAAACACGTGATTTGAGCTCTTGGACCAACAAAACAGAGAATGAGTCTGCTGAACCTGCAGTTGATATGGGAGAGTCTTGTAATATCCCGAGTATCAAGGTAGCTGACACTGAGGTTGAGGCTGATGCTCTCTCCTTCCGGTATCAATTAAGACAGTCTGAGCCTGATGTGGTTAAAAAG GGAGAAGCTGTTTCCCTGCAGAGGGGATCAAGCATCAAGCAAGTTGATGAAGAGAAGACATCTAAAGAGAAGTCAATTGCTGCAGAATCCTCTTCCAGCAGTCCTAGAAATACTAGTCCTCCTAGAAATACTATCTCCAATGCCCAGTCGGAACCGGCGCAGAAAATTATTCCTTTTGGGGATCCTTCATCAATGAGGAAGACATCTTTGAATGGCAAGCAAGAGAATGATAAGATACCACTTCCAACAATCTCGTCCCAAACAGCAACTTTGTCTAAGTTTGAGACTCAACGGGATGTAATTCCTAAAACGACTGAAAAACCCATTCTGCCAGTTCCTGGAATGTCGAGGCCTTCTAGTGCTCCACTAGGACCCGGTACTAGGCCAAATGCTCCTGCTGCTTCCCTTGTCCAAACAGCTCCACTTCTAGCACGTTCTGTGAGTGCAGTCGGCCGGTTGGCTCCTGAGTCTACTTCAGTATCCCCCAGCCAGGTTCCTTTGTCGTATCGAAATGCTATAATCGGGAATTCCTCTGCTTCGACTTCAGCTGTTTTCACAAACCAATGTTCGCCAAGCTCTGTAGGAAAAGTGTCAGCATATATGCCGTCAACCACCTTAGCATCTTCGTTCTTGAACCCTAGCACTGACAGTTTGGACTATGGTGCACCCAAGTTAGGCTTCCCTTTTCGCCCAATGAATCGGGATGTGTTGTCAAATGGACCCCAATGGTTGGAGAATCTGGATGGTCAAAGTATACGGAGCGATCATCCTTTGCAGAGTGATGTTCAGAATATGGAGTGTTACAGGTCGTCGCAAAGCAGATCACGAGATCACTTCACTGACTTCCAGGCCTGTACGTCTGGGCGGCAAACGCAAGGTTTGCTGGCAGATGAATTTCCGCACCTCGATATTATAAATGACTTACTGGACGATGAGCAAGCTGTTGGGAAGGTCACTAGATCAGATGCTGGTTTCCAGTCTCTCCACAGTAGGTCCCTCCCATTACATCGTCAGTTTTCTTTCCCCCATGATCTGGGGATTTCAGGGGATGTGGAGTCAACTGCCAGCTCGTGCAGCAGCTTTGAACGATCGCGGAGCTATCGTGAAAATGGGATTCAACCGGCGTTTGGCTCCTTTCCTGGAAGTTTTGACTCGACGACTGGATTTATTCCTCAGGTTAGTTCGCTAACTCATGCAAATGGGCAGATGGATGGGTTGATACAGAACCAGTGGCATGTGGCTAGATCTGATTTATCCATGCTGGGAATGAAGAATCCAGAGCATGATGGTTACCCATATTATGCTCCGGATTATTCAGATTTGGCATGTGGTGTCAATGGTTATAAGGCATTTCGGCCTCCAAATGGTCATTGGAATGGAAAAGAATGA
- the LOC115726647 gene encoding TNF receptor-associated factor homolog 1a-like isoform X2, translated as MAGVATEESGVGRFEEGILSAQSSQSGEALAEWRSSEQVEKGAPSTSPPYWDPDDHDDDEDGPKPSELYGKHTWTIDKFSQINKRELRSDVFDAGGYKWYILIYPQGCDVCNHLSLFLCVHNHDKLLPGWSHFAQFTIAVVNKDPKKSKYSDTLHRFWKKEHDWGWKKFMELSKVFDGFIDADTLIIKAQVQVIREKADRPFRCLDSQYRRELVRVYLTNVEQICRRFVEERRGKLGKLIEDKARWSGFCAFWLGIDQNARCRMSKEKMDVILKVVVKHFFIEKEVTSTLVMDSLYSGLKALEGQSKCKKGRTKVLDPDEMPAPIVSVDKDMFVLVDDVLLLLERAALEPLPPKDEKGPQNRTKDGNSGEDFNKDSIERDERRLTELGRRTVEIFVLAHIFSNKIEAAYQEAVALKRQEELIREEEEAWVAGSEQKSRRGANLKEKKSKKKQAKQKRLNRKAKDKERDERHSATAQDKHEEENTVDEKEVFISEDVIPVLGKPDVLEDVSDTSDLVDGVGEVIQPDSDERDASPVNWDTDASEVHPPTEASSSGVSGLSPVQNGIVEKRSPSMMDDSSSTCSTDSVPSVGVSGPNKRNSFSSNHKHQRSPSRGKSQKGKETRDLSSWTNKTENESAEPAVDMGESCNIPSIKVADTEVEADALSFRYQLRQSEPDVVKKQGEAVSLQRGSSIKQVDEEKTSKEKSIAAESSSSSPRNTSPPRNTISNAQSEPAQKIIPFGDPSSMRKTSLNGKQENDKIPLPTISSQTATLSKFETQRDVIPKTTEKPILPVPGMSRPSSAPLGPGTRPNAPAASLVQTAPLLARSVSAVGRLAPESTSVSPSQVPLSYRNAIIGNSSASTSAVFTNQCSPSSVGKVSAYMPSTTLASSFLNPSTDSLDYGAPKLGFPFRPMNRDVLSNGPQWLENLDGQSIRSDHPLQSDVQNMECYRSSQSRSRDHFTDFQACTSGRQTQGLLADEFPHLDIINDLLDDEQAVGKVTRSDAGFQSLHSRSLPLHRQFSFPHDLGISGDVESTASSCSSFERSRSYRENGIQPAFGSFPGSFDSTTGFIPQVSSLTHANGQMDGLIQNQWHVARSDLSMLGMKNPEHDGYPYYAPDYSDLACGVNGYKAFRPPNGHWNGKE; from the exons ATGGCAGGCGTTGCGACGGAGGAGTCTGGAGTGGGAAGGTTTGAGGAGGGGATTTTGAGTGCTCAAAGCTCTCAATCTGGGGAAGCATTGGCGGAATGGCGATCTTCAGAGCAGGTGGAAAAGGGAGCCCCATCGACTTCGCCTCCATACTGGGATCCTGACGACCACGATGATGACGAGGATG GGCCAAAACCTTCCGAGTTATATGGAAAACATACATGGACGATAGAcaaattttcacagattaatAAAAGGGAACTTCGTAGTGATGTATTTGACGCTGGCGGCTATAAATG GTATATTTTAATATATCCCCAAGGTTGTGATGTCTGCAACCATCTCTCTTTGTTTCTCTGTGTTCACAATCATGACAAACTTCTTCCAG GATGGAGTCATTTTGCACAATTTACAATTGCTGTGGTGAATAAAGATCCAAAGAAATCGAAATATTCAG ATACATTACATCGATTTTGGAAGAAGGAGCATGATTGGGGATGGAAAAAGTTTATGGAATTGTCGAAAGTGTTTGATGGGTTTATTGATGCTGACACCCTTATCATAAAGGCTCAAGTCCAAGTCATAAg GGAGAAAGCAGATCGACCATTCCGTTGCCTGGATTCTCAATACAGGAGAGAACTTGTTCGTGTGTACTTGACTAATGTAGAGCAAATCTGCCGACGTTTTGTGGAAGAGAGGAGGGGCAAGCTTGGGAAGCTGATCGAGGACAAGGCTAGATGGTCAGG CTTCTGTGCTTTCTGGTTGGGAATTGACCAAAATGCTAGATGCCGTAtgtcaaaagagaaaatggatgTGATTCTCAAAGTTGTGGTGAAACACTTTTTCATAGAAAAAGAAGTTACCTCGACTTTGGTTATGGATTCCTTGTATAGTGGTTTGAAGGCTCTCGAAGGTCAAAGCAAATGTAAGAAAGGGAGGACAAAAGTATTGGATCCTGATGAAATGCCGGCTCCCATTGTTTCGGTGGATAAGGATATGTTTGTTTTGGTGGATGACGTATTATTACTGCTTGAAAGGGCCGCCTTGGAACCTCTGCCTCCAAAAGATGAGAAGGGTCCTCAAAATCGAACAAAG GATGGCAATTCTGGTGAGGACTTCAATAAGGATTCCATTGAGCGTGATGAAAGGCGGTTGACAGAATTGGGTCGAAGAACAGTGGAGATTTTTGTCCTTGCACATATTTTCAG TAACAAAATTGAAGCTGCCTATCAAGAGGCTGTTGCTCTGAAGCGGCAAGAAGAGCTCattcgagaagaagaagaagcatggGTGGCTGGAAGTGAGCAGAAGTCGAGACGTGGGGCTAATCTTAAGGAAAAGAAGTCAAAGAAAAAGCAG GCTAAGCAGAAGCGCCTTAATCGCAAAGCAAAAGATAAGGAGAGAGACGAAAGACACAGTGCCACAGCCCAGGACAAGCATGAAGAAGAAAACACTGTTGATGAGAAAGAAGTCTTCATCTCGGAGGATGTAATCCCTGTGCTTGGAAAGCCTGATGTACTGGAAGATGTTTCAGACACATCAGATTTGGTTGACGGTGTCGGTGAAGTTATCCAACCTGATTCAGATGAGAGAGATGCAAGTCCTGTTAATTGGGATACCGATGCTTCTGAAGTTCATCCTCCTACAGAAGCCAGTAGCAGTGGGGTTAGTGGACTATCTCCTGTTCAGAATGGAATAGTGGAGAAAAGAAGCCCATCTATGATGGATGATAGCTCCTCAACTTGTTCTACTGATTCAGTCCCCTCAGTTGGAGTTAGTGGACCAAACAAGAGGAACTCATTTTCATCGAACCATAAACACCAAAGATCACCTAGCAG GGGAAAGAGTCAGAAAGGTAAGGAAACACGTGATTTGAGCTCTTGGACCAACAAAACAGAGAATGAGTCTGCTGAACCTGCAGTTGATATGGGAGAGTCTTGTAATATCCCGAGTATCAAGGTAGCTGACACTGAGGTTGAGGCTGATGCTCTCTCCTTCCGGTATCAATTAAGACAGTCTGAGCCTGATGTGGTTAAAAAG CAGGGAGAAGCTGTTTCCCTGCAGAGGGGATCAAGCATCAAGCAAGTTGATGAAGAGAAGACATCTAAAGAGAAGTCAATTGCTGCAGAATCCTCTTCCAGCAGTCCTAGAAATACTAGTCCTCCTAGAAATACTATCTCCAATGCCCAGTCGGAACCGGCGCAGAAAATTATTCCTTTTGGGGATCCTTCATCAATGAGGAAGACATCTTTGAATGGCAAGCAAGAGAATGATAAGATACCACTTCCAACAATCTCGTCCCAAACAGCAACTTTGTCTAAGTTTGAGACTCAACGGGATGTAATTCCTAAAACGACTGAAAAACCCATTCTGCCAGTTCCTGGAATGTCGAGGCCTTCTAGTGCTCCACTAGGACCCGGTACTAGGCCAAATGCTCCTGCTGCTTCCCTTGTCCAAACAGCTCCACTTCTAGCACGTTCTGTGAGTGCAGTCGGCCGGTTGGCTCCTGAGTCTACTTCAGTATCCCCCAGCCAGGTTCCTTTGTCGTATCGAAATGCTATAATCGGGAATTCCTCTGCTTCGACTTCAGCTGTTTTCACAAACCAATGTTCGCCAAGCTCTGTAGGAAAAGTGTCAGCATATATGCCGTCAACCACCTTAGCATCTTCGTTCTTGAACCCTAGCACTGACAGTTTGGACTATGGTGCACCCAAGTTAGGCTTCCCTTTTCGCCCAATGAATCGGGATGTGTTGTCAAATGGACCCCAATGGTTGGAGAATCTGGATGGTCAAAGTATACGGAGCGATCATCCTTTGCAGAGTGATGTTCAGAATATGGAGTGTTACAGGTCGTCGCAAAGCAGATCACGAGATCACTTCACTGACTTCCAGGCCTGTACGTCTGGGCGGCAAACGCAAGGTTTGCTGGCAGATGAATTTCCGCACCTCGATATTATAAATGACTTACTGGACGATGAGCAAGCTGTTGGGAAGGTCACTAGATCAGATGCTGGTTTCCAGTCTCTCCACAGTAGGTCCCTCCCATTACATCGTCAGTTTTCTTTCCCCCATGATCTGGGGATTTCAGGGGATGTGGAGTCAACTGCCAGCTCGTGCAGCAGCTTTGAACGATCGCGGAGCTATCGTGAAAATGGGATTCAACCGGCGTTTGGCTCCTTTCCTGGAAGTTTTGACTCGACGACTGGATTTATTCCTCAGGTTAGTTCGCTAACTCATGCAAATGGGCAGATGGATGGGTTGATACAGAACCAGTGGCATGTGGCTAGATCTGATTTATCCATGCTGGGAATGAAGAATCCAGAGCATGATGGTTACCCATATTATGCTCCGGATTATTCAGATTTGGCATGTGGTGTCAATGGTTATAAGGCATTTCGGCCTCCAAATGGTCATTGGAATGGAAAAGAATGA
- the LOC115726647 gene encoding TNF receptor-associated factor homolog 1a-like isoform X3 yields the protein MAGVATEEPGVGRSEEGILSAQSSQSGEALAEWRSSEQVEKGTPSTSPPYWDPDDHDDDEDGPKPSELYGKHTWTIDKFSQINKRELRSDVFDAGGYKWYILIYPQGCDVCNHLSLFLCVHNHDKLLPGWSHFAQFTIAVVNKDPKKSKYSDTLHRFWKKEHDWGWKKFMELSKVFDGFIDADTLIIKAQVQVIREKADRPFRCLDSQYRRELVRVYLTNVEQICRRFVEERRGKLGKLIEDKARWSGFCAFWLGIDQNARCRMSKEKMDVILKVVVKHFFIEKEVTSTLVMDSLYSGLKALEGQSKCKKGRTKVLDPDEMPAPIVSVDKDMFVLVDDVLLLLERAALEPLPPKDEKGPQNRTKDGNSGEDFNKDSIERDERRLTELGRRTVEIFVLAHIFSNKIEAAYQEAVALKRQEELIREEEEAWVAGSEQKSRRGANLKEKKSKKKQAKQKRLNRKAKDKERDERHSATAQDKHEEENTVDEKEVFISEDVIPVLGKPDVLEDVSDTSDLVDGVGEVIQPDSDERDASPVNWDTDASEVHPPTEASSSGVSGLSPVQNGIVEKRSPSMMDDSSSTCSTDSVPSVGVSGPNKRNSFSSNHKHQRSPSRGKSQKGKETRDLSSWTNKTENESAEPAVDMGESCNIPSIKVADTEVEADALSFRYQLRQSEPDVVKKQGEAVSLQRGSSIKQVDEEKTSKEKSIAAESSSSSPRNTSPPRNTISNAQSEPAQKIIPFGDPSSMRKTSLNGKQENDKIPLPTISSQTATLSKFETQRDVIPKTTEKPILPVPGMSRPSSAPLGPGTRPNAPAASLVQTAPLLARSVSAVGRLAPESTSVSPSQVPLSYRNAIIGNSSASTSAVFTNQCSPSSVGKVSAYMPSTTLASSFLNPSTDSLDYGAPKLGFPFRPMNRDVLSNGPQWLENLDGQSIRSDHPLQSDVQNMECYRSSQSRSRDHFTDFQACTSGRQTQGLLADEFPHLDIINDLLDDEQAVGKVTRSDAGFQSLHSRSLPLHRQFSFPHDLGISGDVESTASSCSSFERSRSYRENGIQPAFGSFPGSFDSTTGFIPQVSSLTHANGQMDGLIQNQWHVARSDLSMLGMKNPEHDGYPYYAPDYSDLACGVNGYKAFRPPNGHWNGKE from the exons GGCCAAAACCTTCCGAGTTATATGGAAAACATACATGGACGATAGAcaaattttcacagattaatAAAAGGGAACTTCGTAGTGATGTATTTGACGCTGGCGGCTATAAATG GTATATTTTAATATATCCCCAAGGTTGTGATGTCTGCAACCATCTCTCTTTGTTTCTCTGTGTTCACAATCATGACAAACTTCTTCCAG GATGGAGTCATTTTGCACAATTTACAATTGCTGTGGTGAATAAAGATCCAAAGAAATCGAAATATTCAG ATACATTACATCGATTTTGGAAGAAGGAGCATGATTGGGGATGGAAAAAGTTTATGGAATTGTCGAAAGTGTTTGATGGGTTTATTGATGCTGACACCCTTATCATAAAGGCTCAAGTCCAAGTCATAAg GGAGAAAGCAGATCGACCATTCCGTTGCCTGGATTCTCAATACAGGAGAGAACTTGTTCGTGTGTACTTGACTAATGTAGAGCAAATCTGCCGACGTTTTGTGGAAGAGAGGAGGGGCAAGCTTGGGAAGCTGATCGAGGACAAGGCTAGATGGTCAGG CTTCTGTGCTTTCTGGTTGGGAATTGACCAAAATGCTAGATGCCGTAtgtcaaaagagaaaatggatgTGATTCTCAAAGTTGTGGTGAAACACTTTTTCATAGAAAAAGAAGTTACCTCGACTTTGGTTATGGATTCCTTGTATAGTGGTTTGAAGGCTCTCGAAGGTCAAAGCAAATGTAAGAAAGGGAGGACAAAAGTATTGGATCCTGATGAAATGCCGGCTCCCATTGTTTCGGTGGATAAGGATATGTTTGTTTTGGTGGATGACGTATTATTACTGCTTGAAAGGGCCGCCTTGGAACCTCTGCCTCCAAAAGATGAGAAGGGTCCTCAAAATCGAACAAAG GATGGCAATTCTGGTGAGGACTTCAATAAGGATTCCATTGAGCGTGATGAAAGGCGGTTGACAGAATTGGGTCGAAGAACAGTGGAGATTTTTGTCCTTGCACATATTTTCAG TAACAAAATTGAAGCTGCCTATCAAGAGGCTGTTGCTCTGAAGCGGCAAGAAGAGCTCattcgagaagaagaagaagcatggGTGGCTGGAAGTGAGCAGAAGTCGAGACGTGGGGCTAATCTTAAGGAAAAGAAGTCAAAGAAAAAGCAG GCTAAGCAGAAGCGCCTTAATCGCAAAGCAAAAGATAAGGAGAGAGACGAAAGACACAGTGCCACAGCCCAGGACAAGCATGAAGAAGAAAACACTGTTGATGAGAAAGAAGTCTTCATCTCGGAGGATGTAATCCCTGTGCTTGGAAAGCCTGATGTACTGGAAGATGTTTCAGACACATCAGATTTGGTTGACGGTGTCGGTGAAGTTATCCAACCTGATTCAGATGAGAGAGATGCAAGTCCTGTTAATTGGGATACCGATGCTTCTGAAGTTCATCCTCCTACAGAAGCCAGTAGCAGTGGGGTTAGTGGACTATCTCCTGTTCAGAATGGAATAGTGGAGAAAAGAAGCCCATCTATGATGGATGATAGCTCCTCAACTTGTTCTACTGATTCAGTCCCCTCAGTTGGAGTTAGTGGACCAAACAAGAGGAACTCATTTTCATCGAACCATAAACACCAAAGATCACCTAGCAG GGGAAAGAGTCAGAAAGGTAAGGAAACACGTGATTTGAGCTCTTGGACCAACAAAACAGAGAATGAGTCTGCTGAACCTGCAGTTGATATGGGAGAGTCTTGTAATATCCCGAGTATCAAGGTAGCTGACACTGAGGTTGAGGCTGATGCTCTCTCCTTCCGGTATCAATTAAGACAGTCTGAGCCTGATGTGGTTAAAAAG CAGGGAGAAGCTGTTTCCCTGCAGAGGGGATCAAGCATCAAGCAAGTTGATGAAGAGAAGACATCTAAAGAGAAGTCAATTGCTGCAGAATCCTCTTCCAGCAGTCCTAGAAATACTAGTCCTCCTAGAAATACTATCTCCAATGCCCAGTCGGAACCGGCGCAGAAAATTATTCCTTTTGGGGATCCTTCATCAATGAGGAAGACATCTTTGAATGGCAAGCAAGAGAATGATAAGATACCACTTCCAACAATCTCGTCCCAAACAGCAACTTTGTCTAAGTTTGAGACTCAACGGGATGTAATTCCTAAAACGACTGAAAAACCCATTCTGCCAGTTCCTGGAATGTCGAGGCCTTCTAGTGCTCCACTAGGACCCGGTACTAGGCCAAATGCTCCTGCTGCTTCCCTTGTCCAAACAGCTCCACTTCTAGCACGTTCTGTGAGTGCAGTCGGCCGGTTGGCTCCTGAGTCTACTTCAGTATCCCCCAGCCAGGTTCCTTTGTCGTATCGAAATGCTATAATCGGGAATTCCTCTGCTTCGACTTCAGCTGTTTTCACAAACCAATGTTCGCCAAGCTCTGTAGGAAAAGTGTCAGCATATATGCCGTCAACCACCTTAGCATCTTCGTTCTTGAACCCTAGCACTGACAGTTTGGACTATGGTGCACCCAAGTTAGGCTTCCCTTTTCGCCCAATGAATCGGGATGTGTTGTCAAATGGACCCCAATGGTTGGAGAATCTGGATGGTCAAAGTATACGGAGCGATCATCCTTTGCAGAGTGATGTTCAGAATATGGAGTGTTACAGGTCGTCGCAAAGCAGATCACGAGATCACTTCACTGACTTCCAGGCCTGTACGTCTGGGCGGCAAACGCAAGGTTTGCTGGCAGATGAATTTCCGCACCTCGATATTATAAATGACTTACTGGACGATGAGCAAGCTGTTGGGAAGGTCACTAGATCAGATGCTGGTTTCCAGTCTCTCCACAGTAGGTCCCTCCCATTACATCGTCAGTTTTCTTTCCCCCATGATCTGGGGATTTCAGGGGATGTGGAGTCAACTGCCAGCTCGTGCAGCAGCTTTGAACGATCGCGGAGCTATCGTGAAAATGGGATTCAACCGGCGTTTGGCTCCTTTCCTGGAAGTTTTGACTCGACGACTGGATTTATTCCTCAGGTTAGTTCGCTAACTCATGCAAATGGGCAGATGGATGGGTTGATACAGAACCAGTGGCATGTGGCTAGATCTGATTTATCCATGCTGGGAATGAAGAATCCAGAGCATGATGGTTACCCATATTATGCTCCGGATTATTCAGATTTGGCATGTGGTGTCAATGGTTATAAGGCATTTCGGCCTCCAAATGGTCATTGGAATGGAAAAGAATGA